One window from the genome of Nocardioides panaciterrulae encodes:
- a CDS encoding DoxX family membrane protein, whose translation MTLSRTIARPMLASMFVVGGVNALRNATMLAGKAGPITEKVVPMARKAVPQLPIPEDPVTLVRINAVAQLGAAAALATGRAPRLSALVLAASLVPTTAAGHRFWEVEDKGDRAQQQLHFFKNVSMLGGLIIAAGDTDGKPGVAWRARRAARDARREGRHFAQSARREAKLAKAKVG comes from the coding sequence ATGACCCTGAGCCGAACGATCGCCCGCCCGATGCTCGCGTCCATGTTCGTGGTCGGCGGCGTCAACGCCCTGCGCAACGCGACGATGCTGGCCGGCAAGGCCGGACCGATCACCGAGAAGGTGGTGCCCATGGCCCGCAAGGCCGTGCCCCAGCTGCCGATCCCGGAGGACCCGGTGACGCTGGTGCGGATCAACGCGGTGGCCCAGCTCGGCGCCGCCGCCGCCCTGGCCACCGGCCGCGCGCCCCGGCTGTCCGCCCTGGTGCTGGCCGCCTCGCTGGTCCCGACGACCGCCGCCGGCCACCGGTTCTGGGAGGTCGAGGACAAGGGGGACCGCGCCCAGCAGCAGCTGCACTTCTTCAAGAACGTCTCGATGCTGGGCGGCCTGATCATCGCCGCCGGCGACACCGACGGGAAGCCCGGCGTCGCGTGGCGCGCCCGCCGCGCCGCCCGGGACGCCCGCCGCGAGGGCCGGCACTTCGCACAGTCGGCCCGCCGGGAGGCGAAGCTCGCCAAGGCGAAGGTCGGCTGA
- a CDS encoding SOS response-associated peptidase produces the protein MCGRYASSRRPEDLVEEFEIEENRVAAPLEPDYNVAPTKEVYAVVERPPRAPGDGPPEPAARQLRVVRWGLVPSWAKDPSIGNRLINARMETVAEKPAYKRAFARRRCLLPADGYFEWYPTEQHTLAGKPRKQPFFIRPTDGGVLAMAGLYEIWRDPTRADDDPERYRWTCTVLTTQAEDAVGRIHDRMPLAVERERWDRWLDPTVADRDDLLGLLVPAAPGRLEAFPVSTAVSNVRNNGPQLIEPIPPEEAMA, from the coding sequence ATGTGTGGTCGCTACGCCTCGAGCCGGCGCCCGGAGGACCTCGTCGAGGAGTTCGAGATCGAGGAGAACCGGGTCGCCGCGCCGCTGGAGCCGGACTACAACGTGGCGCCCACCAAGGAGGTGTACGCCGTGGTCGAGCGGCCGCCTCGCGCGCCCGGCGACGGCCCGCCCGAGCCCGCGGCCCGGCAGCTGCGGGTGGTGCGCTGGGGACTGGTGCCGTCCTGGGCGAAGGACCCGTCCATCGGCAACCGGCTGATCAACGCCCGGATGGAGACCGTGGCGGAGAAGCCGGCGTACAAGCGGGCCTTCGCCAGGCGTCGCTGCCTGCTGCCCGCGGACGGCTACTTCGAGTGGTACCCGACCGAGCAGCACACCTTGGCCGGCAAGCCGCGCAAGCAGCCCTTCTTCATCCGTCCCACCGACGGCGGGGTGCTGGCGATGGCGGGGCTGTACGAGATCTGGCGCGACCCCACCCGGGCGGACGACGACCCGGAGCGCTACCGCTGGACCTGCACCGTGCTGACCACCCAGGCGGAGGACGCCGTGGGCCGCATCCACGACCGGATGCCGCTGGCCGTGGAGCGGGAGCGCTGGGACCGCTGGCTGGACCCGACGGTCGCGGACCGCGACGACCTGCTCGGCCTGCTCGTGCCCGCCGCCCCGGGCCGGCTCGAGGCGTTCCCCGTGTCCACCGCGGTCAGCAACGTGCGCAACAACGGCCCCCAGCTGATCGAGCCGATCCCGCCCGAGGAGGCGATGGCGTGA